Below is a genomic region from Ferribacterium limneticum.
TCGCGGCGGCGGAAGCGGGCGTAGCCATCGAGTTCAAGACTATCAAGTCGAGTTGCGATGAGGCCCGCCAGCAGGCCGATCTAGTCATCGTCGAAGGCGTCGGTGGATTTTGCGTGCCGTTAAGCGGCGAGCAGAGCACGGCCGACCTCGCCGTCTACCTTGGCCTGCCAGTCATCCTGGTTGTCGGCATGCGCCTCGGCTGCATCAACCACGCGCTGCTCACCGCCGAAGCCATCGCTGCCCGCGGTCTGAAGCTGGTCGGCTGGGTGGCCAACCACATCGACCCGGCGATGTCGCGTTTCGCTGAAAACCTGGCAACGCTGCAAGCGCTGCTACCGGCCCCGTTACTCGGCGTCGTGCCACACGGGCCGCAAGGCAGTGCCAGGGGCGCCGCCGCTTTTCTCAAACTACCCGGCGCTTAACACCGCCGCAATTTCCCGCAGGCGCTGTTGCAAGCCGGCCACTGCCGCAGCCTGATCAGCGACAAGACCATCGCGCGCCCGTTGCTCGACGACACTGGCATCGAGTGCACCAGCGTCATCAGAAAATGTGGCCAGCAAGCCTTTAACCGTGTGGGCCTCGCGGCGCAGTACCGCGGGATCGCCTGCCGCCAGGGCGGTCGCCAGGGCCGCGCAGTTGCTGTCGACATCCTGCACAAACATGTCGACCATCATCGCAAAAATCTCGTCGTCGCCGCCCAGGCGGTCCAAAATCGACGCTTTGTCCAACACGAAAGCCCCTGCCATATTCATCTCCATTCAGGCCGCCTGCCAACGCAGGAAATCGACTGAGACCAATCAAATTCAGATCTGCGGCATCTCTTCGTCGCAGAAACGCTGGCGGATATCCAGCACATGCTCCCAGCCGGCAAGAAAAGCCTCAACGCACATCGGATCGAAATGCTTGCCGCGCCCGTCTTCAAGATACTTGCAGGCATCGTCGAGCGACCACGCCCGTTTGTAGGGGCGCTCGGAAGTCAGCGCGTCGAAGACA
It encodes:
- the bioD gene encoding dethiobiotin synthase — its product is MSPAYFLTGTDTEIGKTFITCALLHRAGLDGRKAVGLKPIAAGTDTAGLNDDVEAIRAASNVELPRQIINPYCFQPAIAPHIAAAEAGVAIEFKTIKSSCDEARQQADLVIVEGVGGFCVPLSGEQSTADLAVYLGLPVILVVGMRLGCINHALLTAEAIAARGLKLVGWVANHIDPAMSRFAENLATLQALLPAPLLGVVPHGPQGSARGAAAFLKLPGA
- a CDS encoding Hpt domain-containing protein; translation: MEMNMAGAFVLDKASILDRLGGDDEIFAMMVDMFVQDVDSNCAALATALAAGDPAVLRREAHTVKGLLATFSDDAGALDASVVEQRARDGLVADQAAAVAGLQQRLREIAAVLSAG